One window of the Mycobacterium haemophilum DSM 44634 genome contains the following:
- the metE gene encoding 5-methyltetrahydropteroyltriglutamate--homocysteine S-methyltransferase, with protein MTAQPFTATVTGSPRIGPRRELKRATEGYWARRISRSELESIAASLRRDMWSDLAAAGLDSVPVNTFSYYDQMLDTAVMLGALPARATKVPDDLDRYFALARGNDDIEPLEMTKWFDTNYHYLVPEIEPATTFTLNPDKVLSELKEALAQGIPARPVVIGPVTFLLLSKGINGGGAPVERLQELVGIYSELLSLLAENGAQWVQFDEPALVADLSPDAPALAEAVYNALGSVSNRPAIYVATYFGDPGASLAGLARTPIEAIGIDLVAGAQTAVAAVPELSTKTLVAGIVDGRNIWRTDLESALGKLATLLGSAATVTVSTSCSTLHVPYSLELETDLDDNLRSWLAFGAEKVAEVVVLARALRDGRDAVADEIAASNAAVASRRSDPRLHNGQVRARIDSIVSSGAHRGEAAQRRASQDARLHLPPLPTTTIGSYPQTSTIRKARAALRAAEIDEAEYISRMKKEVAEVIKLQEQLGLDVLVHGEPERNDMVQYFAEQLEGFVATQHGWVQSYGSRCVRPPILYGDVSRPHPMTIEWITYAQSLTDKPVKGMLTGPVTILAWSFVRDDQPLADTANQVALAIRDETVDLQSAGIAIIQVDEPALRELLPLRRADQDQYLRWAVRAFRLATSGVADSTQIHTHLCYSEFGEVIGAIADLDADVTSIEAARSHMEVLDDLNAVGFANSVGPGVYDIHSPRVPSTDEMAKSLHAALKAIPMQRLWVNPDCGLKTRSVEEVGASLQNMVAAAHQVRAGA; from the coding sequence GTGACCGCTCAACCATTCACCGCAACAGTTACTGGCTCCCCACGCATCGGTCCGCGCCGCGAACTCAAACGAGCGACCGAGGGCTATTGGGCCCGACGTATCAGCAGATCAGAACTAGAGTCCATTGCCGCGTCGTTGCGCCGCGACATGTGGTCGGACTTGGCCGCCGCCGGCCTGGACTCGGTACCGGTGAACACCTTCTCCTACTACGACCAGATGCTCGACACCGCGGTCATGCTGGGCGCGCTGCCGGCCCGGGCAACAAAAGTCCCCGACGACCTGGATCGGTACTTCGCGCTCGCGCGCGGCAACGACGACATCGAGCCGCTGGAGATGACGAAGTGGTTCGACACCAACTACCACTACCTGGTTCCCGAGATCGAGCCCGCGACCACGTTCACACTGAACCCGGACAAGGTGCTTTCTGAGCTGAAAGAAGCACTTGCGCAAGGGATTCCGGCCCGCCCGGTCGTTATCGGGCCGGTCACCTTTCTGTTGCTGAGCAAGGGCATCAATGGCGGGGGCGCACCGGTCGAGCGGCTGCAGGAGCTGGTGGGAATCTACTCCGAGCTGCTGTCGCTACTCGCCGAGAATGGCGCGCAATGGGTGCAATTCGATGAGCCGGCGCTGGTGGCTGATCTGTCCCCCGATGCGCCGGCCTTGGCGGAGGCGGTGTACAACGCGCTCGGCTCAGTGAGCAACCGACCCGCCATCTACGTAGCCACTTACTTCGGTGATCCCGGTGCTTCCTTGGCGGGGCTGGCCCGCACACCCATCGAGGCGATTGGCATCGACCTGGTCGCCGGTGCGCAGACCGCGGTGGCCGCCGTGCCCGAGCTGTCTACCAAGACTCTGGTCGCCGGCATCGTCGACGGACGCAATATCTGGCGCACCGACCTGGAATCTGCGTTGGGCAAGCTGGCGACCCTGCTGGGTTCGGCAGCCACCGTTACTGTTTCGACGTCGTGCTCCACGCTGCACGTGCCGTATTCGCTGGAACTAGAAACCGACCTGGACGACAACTTGCGCAGCTGGCTGGCGTTCGGTGCGGAAAAGGTGGCCGAAGTCGTCGTGCTGGCACGCGCACTTCGCGACGGGCGCGACGCGGTCGCCGATGAAATCGCGGCGTCCAATGCCGCCGTTGCCTCGCGGCGCAGCGATCCGCGGCTGCACAACGGGCAGGTCCGTGCGCGTATCGACTCGATCGTCTCGTCCGGTGCGCACCGCGGCGAGGCCGCGCAGCGCCGCGCCAGCCAGGACGCGCGCCTACACCTGCCGCCGCTGCCGACCACGACGATCGGCTCCTACCCGCAGACATCGACGATCCGCAAGGCGCGCGCGGCGCTGCGGGCCGCTGAGATCGACGAGGCCGAGTACATCAGCAGGATGAAAAAAGAAGTCGCCGAAGTCATTAAGCTGCAGGAGCAACTCGGGCTCGATGTACTGGTCCATGGCGAGCCGGAGCGCAACGACATGGTGCAGTACTTCGCCGAGCAGCTGGAGGGCTTCGTCGCCACACAGCACGGCTGGGTGCAGTCCTACGGCAGCCGTTGCGTACGTCCGCCGATCCTCTACGGCGACGTGTCCCGGCCCCACCCGATGACAATCGAGTGGATCACCTACGCACAGTCCCTGACCGACAAACCGGTGAAGGGCATGTTGACCGGACCGGTCACGATCTTGGCCTGGTCGTTCGTTCGCGACGACCAGCCGCTGGCCGACACCGCGAACCAAGTGGCACTGGCGATTCGCGATGAGACCGTGGATCTACAGTCCGCCGGGATCGCGATCATCCAGGTCGACGAGCCCGCCCTACGTGAGCTGCTGCCACTGCGCCGCGCTGATCAAGACCAGTACTTACGTTGGGCGGTAAGGGCTTTCCGCCTAGCGACCTCGGGGGTTGCCGACTCGACGCAGATCCACACTCATCTGTGCTACTCAGAGTTCGGCGAGGTGATTGGAGCTATCGCCGACCTGGACGCCGACGTCACATCCATCGAGGCGGCGCGCTCACACATGGAGGTATTGGACGACCTGAACGCGGTCGGCTTCGCCAACAGCGTAGGCCCGGGCGTCTATGACATCCACTCGCCGCGGGTACCAAGCACCGACGAGATGGCCAAGTCGCTGCACGCAGCATTGAAAGCTATACCGATGCAACGACTTTGGGTTAACCCTGACTGCGGGCTGAAGACCCGATCGGTCGAAGAGGTGGGCGCGTCGCTGCAGAACATGGTTGCGGCAGCGCACCAGGTGCGGGCCGGGGCCTAA
- a CDS encoding DUF3556 domain-containing protein, with amino-acid sequence MGFLTPDLPQVDMVEWSKGTRSEKIRPMARHWAEVGFGTPVAVHLFYVVKILLYILVAWLIVLTTTGINGFASVLSWYSEPIVFQKVVLYTMLFEVIGLGCGFGPLNNRFFPPMGSILYWMRFGTIRLPPWPDRVPLTKGTARKPVDVVLYAALLAMTLGALFSDGTGPIRELGTTVGVLPVWEIVLILVILAMLGLRDKVIFLAARGEIYATLTVTFLFGGSNATDMIVAAKLVFLVIWMGAATSKLNRHFPFVISTMMSNNPLLRPRFVKRMFFERFPDDLRPGRLSRIFAYVSTFIEMCVPIVLFFAHGGWPTVVAATVMVCFHLGILTAIPMGVPLEWNVFMIFGVLSLFVGHAQLGLSDLRNPVPVAILIALVAGIVVAGNVFPRKISFLAGMRYYAGNWDTTLWCVKPSADEKIKRGIVAIASMPQAQLERFYGKERAQIPMYLGYAFRAMNTHGRALFTLAHRAMAGHNEDDYVITDGERICSTAVGWNFGDGHMHNEQLITAMQQRCHFAPGEVRIVLLDAQPIHKQTQAYRLVDAATGEFERGVVRVADMVTRQPWADDVPVQVLSEPADESEVT; translated from the coding sequence ATGGGATTTCTCACACCCGACCTACCGCAGGTCGACATGGTCGAGTGGAGCAAGGGCACGCGCAGCGAAAAGATCCGCCCGATGGCCAGGCACTGGGCCGAAGTGGGTTTTGGGACGCCGGTCGCAGTGCACTTGTTCTACGTGGTCAAAATCCTGCTCTACATCCTGGTGGCCTGGCTGATTGTGCTGACCACCACTGGCATCAATGGGTTCGCCAGTGTCCTGTCGTGGTATTCGGAGCCGATCGTGTTCCAGAAGGTCGTGCTCTACACGATGCTGTTCGAGGTGATCGGGCTGGGCTGTGGCTTCGGGCCGCTCAACAACCGGTTCTTTCCGCCGATGGGCTCGATCCTCTACTGGATGCGGTTCGGCACCATCCGGCTGCCACCGTGGCCGGATCGCGTCCCGTTGACGAAGGGCACTGCGCGCAAGCCGGTGGATGTCGTGCTGTATGCGGCGCTGTTGGCGATGACGTTGGGGGCGTTGTTTTCCGATGGCACCGGCCCGATTCGAGAGTTGGGCACCACCGTGGGGGTGCTGCCGGTGTGGGAGATCGTGCTTATTCTGGTAATCCTTGCGATGCTTGGGCTTCGCGACAAAGTGATCTTCCTGGCCGCCCGCGGCGAGATTTACGCGACGCTGACGGTGACCTTCTTGTTCGGCGGCTCGAACGCCACAGACATGATCGTCGCGGCCAAGCTGGTGTTCCTGGTGATCTGGATGGGCGCAGCGACGTCAAAGCTCAACCGGCACTTCCCGTTCGTGATCTCGACGATGATGTCTAACAACCCGCTGCTGCGGCCGCGGTTTGTCAAACGGATGTTCTTCGAGAGGTTTCCCGACGACCTGCGGCCCGGACGATTGTCACGGATCTTCGCCTACGTCAGCACGTTCATCGAGATGTGTGTGCCTATTGTGCTGTTTTTCGCTCACGGTGGCTGGCCAACCGTGGTGGCCGCGACGGTAATGGTGTGCTTCCACCTGGGGATCCTGACGGCGATCCCGATGGGCGTGCCGCTGGAGTGGAATGTCTTCATGATCTTCGGTGTGCTGTCGCTCTTTGTCGGCCATGCTCAGCTGGGTCTGAGTGACCTGAGAAATCCGGTGCCGGTGGCGATTCTGATCGCTCTGGTCGCGGGAATCGTCGTCGCGGGTAACGTGTTCCCGCGCAAGATCTCGTTTCTGGCCGGCATGCGCTATTACGCCGGCAACTGGGACACCACGCTGTGGTGCGTTAAACCCTCGGCCGACGAGAAGATCAAGAGGGGCATCGTGGCGATCGCGAGCATGCCGCAGGCTCAGCTGGAGCGCTTTTACGGCAAGGAGCGGGCGCAAATTCCGATGTACCTCGGATATGCGTTCCGCGCCATGAACACCCACGGCAGGGCGCTGTTCACCCTGGCGCATCGGGCGATGGCTGGCCACAACGAAGATGACTATGTCATCACCGACGGAGAACGGATCTGCAGTACCGCCGTCGGGTGGAATTTTGGCGACGGCCACATGCACAACGAGCAACTGATCACCGCGATGCAGCAGCGCTGCCACTTCGCACCCGGCGAGGTGCGTATCGTGCTACTCGACGCGCAGCCGATCCACAAACAAACCCAGGCGTACCGGCTGGTGGACGCGGCGACAGGCGAATTCGAGCGCGGTGTGGTCAGGGTGGCCGACATGGTGACTCGGCAGCCCTGGGCCGACGATGTGCCGGTCCAGGTGCTGTCCGAGCCAGCCGACGAGTCCGAGGTGACTTAG
- a CDS encoding flavin monoamine oxidase family protein, which produces MAEFDYCVVGAGFAGLTAALRLKQAGRSVALLEARDRVGGRTFTETRQDGVWIDRGGAWIGPGQDRIYALMEEFGVPEYKQYSDGEAMMIVDGKKHRYGGTIPWTMSKWAVTNLGLGLLAVERMCKSVPREAPWEAKEAAEWDRISLAEWLDRSTLSKPARQMLDMALAGPYTSAASEVSLLWMLLQMGSAGGPNFVISGEGGAQDARPVGGMGAIYRPIAAELGDALQVSQPVRHIEQDRDGVTVRADELTVRARRVIVAIPLAIATSIGYEPTLPLDRALLHQRMPSGAVFKISVCYDEPFWRADGLCGQSASPGSPATLTIDACTDTAVPGIMCVITEGPAARRLAKLDHADRKAVIVGELVDRFGTKASLPIEYHEQNWSTERYSGGGMISHAPPGVLTEFGYTLREPCGRIHWAGTESSAIMCGWVDGAVRSGERAAAEVLAHEAPPATGFV; this is translated from the coding sequence ATGGCGGAGTTCGACTATTGCGTCGTTGGAGCGGGATTCGCTGGTTTGACTGCCGCGCTGCGGCTCAAACAAGCGGGCCGTTCGGTGGCCTTGTTGGAGGCACGTGACCGGGTCGGTGGCCGCACCTTCACCGAAACTCGCCAGGACGGGGTTTGGATTGACCGTGGCGGCGCATGGATCGGGCCGGGCCAGGATCGGATTTACGCGCTGATGGAGGAGTTCGGCGTGCCGGAATACAAGCAGTACAGCGACGGCGAAGCGATGATGATCGTCGACGGCAAGAAGCACCGATACGGCGGCACCATCCCATGGACAATGAGCAAGTGGGCAGTCACCAACCTTGGTCTGGGTTTGCTCGCGGTGGAGAGGATGTGCAAATCTGTTCCGCGCGAAGCCCCGTGGGAGGCCAAGGAGGCCGCCGAATGGGACCGCATCAGCCTGGCGGAATGGCTCGATAGGAGCACGTTGTCCAAGCCGGCCCGGCAGATGCTGGACATGGCACTAGCCGGCCCGTACACGTCGGCGGCGTCGGAGGTGTCTTTGCTGTGGATGCTGCTGCAGATGGGGTCGGCCGGCGGTCCCAACTTTGTCATTTCCGGTGAGGGCGGCGCTCAGGATGCTCGGCCGGTGGGCGGGATGGGCGCCATTTATCGACCGATAGCCGCCGAACTCGGTGATGCGCTGCAGGTGTCGCAGCCGGTCCGGCACATCGAACAGGACCGCGACGGCGTCACGGTGCGCGCCGATGAGTTGACAGTGCGGGCGCGCCGAGTCATCGTGGCGATTCCACTGGCAATCGCCACCTCGATCGGCTACGAGCCGACGCTGCCGCTGGATCGAGCTTTGCTGCATCAGCGCATGCCAAGCGGCGCCGTCTTTAAGATCTCGGTCTGCTATGACGAGCCGTTCTGGCGTGCCGATGGGTTGTGCGGCCAGTCCGCCTCGCCGGGATCGCCGGCCACCTTGACCATCGACGCGTGCACGGACACCGCCGTGCCGGGGATCATGTGCGTCATCACCGAGGGACCCGCCGCGCGTCGGCTAGCGAAACTCGACCATGCCGACCGCAAAGCGGTGATCGTCGGCGAACTGGTCGATCGGTTCGGCACCAAGGCGAGCCTGCCCATCGAGTACCACGAGCAGAACTGGTCTACCGAACGCTATTCCGGTGGCGGGATGATCAGCCACGCCCCACCCGGGGTGCTGACCGAATTCGGCTACACGCTGCGTGAGCCGTGCGGTCGCATCCATTGGGCCGGAACGGAAAGCTCGGCCATCATGTGCGGATGGGTCGATGGAGCCGTTCGCTCCGGAGAGCGCGCCGCGGCCGAAGTGCTAGCACACGAGGCGCCGCCGGCTACTGGGTTTGTTTGA
- a CDS encoding DoxX family protein encodes MTPYDVGLLILRLVLGLTLAAHGYNKFFGGGRIPGTARWFESIGMKPGRFHAVVAATTEMSAGLGLAAGLLTPIPAAGFVSLMLVAAWTVHRPNGFFIVKEGWEYNLVLATSAVVVATLGAGRFSLDWLIFGKNWFEGWNGLLISALLGLAGALGQLLIFYRPPVKQTQ; translated from the coding sequence ATGACTCCCTATGACGTTGGGTTATTGATCCTGCGGCTGGTGCTGGGGTTGACACTCGCCGCGCATGGCTACAACAAGTTTTTCGGCGGCGGTCGGATACCGGGAACGGCGCGGTGGTTCGAGAGCATCGGCATGAAGCCGGGGAGGTTTCACGCTGTCGTGGCCGCGACGACCGAGATGTCCGCCGGGCTGGGTTTGGCCGCTGGCTTGCTGACACCGATCCCGGCGGCGGGCTTCGTCTCGCTGATGTTGGTTGCTGCCTGGACGGTGCACCGACCCAACGGCTTTTTCATCGTCAAGGAAGGCTGGGAGTACAACCTGGTGCTGGCGACCAGCGCGGTCGTGGTTGCCACGTTGGGTGCCGGGCGGTTCAGCCTAGATTGGCTGATCTTTGGCAAGAATTGGTTCGAGGGTTGGAATGGGTTGCTGATCTCGGCGCTGCTGGGTCTCGCCGGGGCGCTTGGCCAGTTGCTGATCTTCTACCGGCCGCCGGTCAAACAAACCCAGTAG
- a CDS encoding pyruvate, phosphate dikinase codes for MHITTSSDHAGATTEHSVVLLNGDAHQPREILGGKGHGINAMCRHQLPVPPAFCITTEVGRRYLADPGPTMEAIWDDVLDRMRWLEAETSRTFGRGPRPLLVSVRSGSVQSMPGMMDTILDLGMNDPVEQALATSSTSPSAQTFARDTRLRFTRRYRRVVGESAPPPADPYAQLRAGIESVFASWNSPRAVAYRAHYGMDDQSGTAVIVQAMVFGNQGANSGAGALFSRNPITGASEPFGEWLPGGQGDDVVSGLVDVQPITDLRDEQPAVYDELVDAAGCLERLGSDVQEIEFTVEDGKLWLLQTRAAERSAQAAVRLALQLRREGLIDDTEALRRVTPAHVKTVLLPALQPEIRLAAPLLAKGLPACPGVVSGKAYTEVDEALDAAEAGEQVILVRDHTKPEDVLGMLAAQGVVTEVGGAASHAAVVSRELGRVAVVGCGQGIAASLAGKQITVDGDEGEVRQGNLTLSAWSENDTPELRELADIARRISPLRAHATGDHPKLDDSSDAAVRAAMDTGHTDVVSAAPLIIMMTALRLQGSTDSRAKP; via the coding sequence GTGCATATCACGACGTCAAGCGACCACGCAGGCGCGACCACCGAGCACTCCGTAGTGTTGCTGAACGGCGACGCGCATCAACCGCGGGAAATCCTGGGCGGCAAGGGCCATGGCATCAACGCGATGTGCCGACACCAATTGCCGGTACCCCCGGCGTTCTGCATCACCACCGAGGTCGGCCGCCGGTATTTGGCCGACCCTGGGCCCACGATGGAGGCGATCTGGGACGATGTGCTGGATCGGATGCGGTGGCTGGAAGCCGAAACCTCACGCACGTTTGGGCGGGGGCCGCGGCCATTGCTGGTCAGCGTTCGCTCCGGGTCGGTCCAGTCAATGCCCGGCATGATGGACACGATTCTGGACTTGGGCATGAATGATCCCGTCGAGCAGGCGCTGGCCACGTCCAGCACCTCGCCGAGCGCCCAAACCTTCGCCCGCGACACCCGCTTGCGGTTCACTCGCAGGTATCGGCGCGTCGTGGGTGAGTCAGCTCCCCCACCCGCCGATCCCTATGCCCAGTTACGCGCGGGCATCGAGTCCGTTTTCGCCTCATGGAATTCGCCTCGTGCAGTTGCTTACCGCGCTCACTACGGCATGGACGATCAGAGTGGTACCGCTGTGATTGTGCAGGCGATGGTATTTGGCAACCAAGGCGCCAACTCCGGAGCCGGAGCGTTATTTTCCCGCAATCCTATAACCGGCGCCAGTGAACCGTTCGGCGAGTGGCTGCCCGGCGGCCAAGGTGATGACGTGGTGTCGGGATTGGTTGATGTACAGCCGATTACGGACCTGCGCGACGAGCAACCGGCTGTCTACGACGAGCTGGTGGATGCCGCTGGCTGCTTGGAGCGGCTCGGATCTGACGTGCAAGAGATCGAGTTCACCGTCGAGGACGGCAAGTTGTGGCTACTGCAGACGCGGGCCGCAGAGCGCTCGGCGCAGGCGGCAGTGCGCCTGGCGCTGCAACTGCGGCGTGAGGGGCTCATCGACGACACCGAGGCACTGCGCCGGGTGACCCCGGCGCACGTCAAGACCGTGCTGCTACCCGCACTGCAGCCGGAAATACGGTTAGCTGCACCACTTTTAGCCAAAGGTCTGCCCGCTTGCCCGGGCGTGGTATCAGGCAAGGCGTACACCGAAGTTGATGAGGCGCTAGACGCCGCCGAGGCCGGCGAGCAGGTCATCCTGGTGCGCGACCACACCAAGCCCGAAGACGTCCTCGGCATGCTGGCCGCACAGGGCGTTGTCACCGAGGTCGGCGGCGCCGCCAGCCATGCGGCAGTGGTCAGCCGCGAACTCGGTCGGGTCGCCGTGGTGGGCTGCGGCCAGGGAATCGCCGCATCGCTGGCTGGCAAACAGATCACCGTCGACGGCGACGAAGGCGAGGTGCGCCAGGGCAATCTGACACTGTCCGCGTGGTCAGAGAACGACACGCCGGAGCTGCGCGAGCTGGCTGACATCGCGCGACGCATCAGCCCGCTGCGTGCGCACGCGACTGGAGACCACCCGAAGCTGGATGACTCCTCCGATGCCGCGGTGCGCGCAGCCATGGACACCGGGCACACCGACGTGGTGTCAGCCGCCCCGCTGATCATTATGATGACCGCGCTGCGGCTGCAAGGCTCAACGGATTCAAGAGCCAAGCCGTGA
- a CDS encoding type II toxin-antitoxin system VapC family toxin: MMPGLLDTSVVVDWHDPAVVAALPDEMAISAITAAELAAGPLLATTPMEAAKRQARLQEIESTLEPIPFDGAAVRSYGLIVAAVVREGRKPRSRFADLLIAATAHANRLDLYSRNADDFTGLEELIRVVAI, from the coding sequence ATGATGCCCGGCCTTCTGGATACGTCGGTCGTGGTCGACTGGCACGATCCGGCGGTGGTAGCCGCACTGCCCGACGAGATGGCGATCTCGGCCATTACGGCTGCTGAGCTGGCGGCCGGTCCGTTGTTGGCCACGACACCGATGGAGGCGGCTAAACGGCAGGCCCGGTTGCAAGAGATCGAATCGACCTTGGAGCCAATCCCTTTCGACGGGGCCGCGGTACGTAGTTACGGACTAATTGTGGCAGCCGTGGTGCGCGAAGGAAGAAAGCCGCGAAGCAGGTTCGCTGATCTATTGATCGCTGCGACGGCGCACGCCAACCGCTTAGACCTCTACAGTCGCAACGCGGATGACTTTACCGGCCTCGAGGAACTGATCCGCGTCGTCGCCATCTGA
- a CDS encoding type II toxin-antitoxin system Phd/YefM family antitoxin: MARTIPQRDLRNENAKVIDAVSAGETFVVTRNGEPVAELRPIRVGRRTFITREEVATLAGVAVRIDHRQFRADLDQSIDQDL; this comes from the coding sequence GTGGCTAGGACGATCCCGCAGCGCGACTTGCGCAATGAGAATGCGAAGGTGATCGACGCTGTCAGCGCAGGCGAGACATTCGTCGTTACTCGCAACGGCGAGCCGGTAGCCGAGCTTCGCCCGATACGAGTCGGTCGCCGCACCTTCATCACGCGCGAAGAAGTTGCGACGCTGGCCGGTGTCGCGGTGCGCATTGACCATCGGCAGTTCCGCGCCGACCTTGACCAGTCGATCGACCAAGATCTTTAG
- a CDS encoding WS/DGAT domain-containing protein, with protein MTAHRMAAVDAQFYWMSAKVPNDQFLLYAFDGQPARLDRAIDEVRRRARACPDLAMRLDDGSALTYPRWVSAAVEPAQLVEHELADRSWRGCLAAVVGLADEQLDIRQMPWRLHVFTPVLGIPGTTGRGAVAVMQVAHALADGARASAMAAWLLGRPAPVPRVARLPAGFVPCRAIDAARTHRRMVRDTRAGLLVAPLGSRPPLPTNARPAGTRVLRTLVRHRAQLPGRTVTVAVLAAVSRAMSEMLGGSSDSLGAEVPMSKPGVPHAHNHFGNVVVGLYPQLGHDARMQRIATDLANGRRRFQHPAMRAADRAFAAMPAALLRWGISLFDPCSRPALVAGNTVVSSVHRGAADLSFGAAPVVLTAGYPALSPAMGLTHGVHGIGDIVTISVHAAASAVADIDAYLQLLDAAL; from the coding sequence ATGACGGCGCACCGGATGGCGGCCGTCGACGCGCAGTTCTACTGGATGTCAGCCAAAGTCCCCAACGACCAGTTCCTGCTCTACGCCTTCGACGGCCAACCCGCTCGGCTCGATCGCGCCATCGACGAGGTCCGCCGCCGCGCCCGAGCCTGCCCGGACCTGGCGATGCGCCTCGACGACGGATCTGCCCTGACCTACCCACGGTGGGTCTCGGCGGCCGTCGAGCCCGCGCAGCTGGTTGAGCATGAGCTCGCCGATCGCTCGTGGCGCGGTTGTCTGGCCGCGGTGGTTGGTCTTGCCGACGAGCAGTTAGATATTCGCCAGATGCCGTGGCGGCTCCACGTTTTCACGCCGGTGCTCGGCATCCCGGGGACCACCGGTCGGGGCGCCGTTGCGGTCATGCAGGTCGCGCATGCGCTGGCCGACGGAGCCCGCGCTTCGGCAATGGCTGCCTGGCTTCTCGGTCGGCCGGCCCCGGTGCCCAGGGTGGCACGGCTGCCGGCAGGCTTTGTGCCGTGCCGAGCGATCGATGCGGCCCGCACGCACCGCCGGATGGTGCGCGATACCCGCGCCGGGCTGCTGGTAGCGCCGCTAGGCTCGCGGCCGCCGCTACCGACCAACGCCCGCCCGGCGGGTACCCGCGTGCTGCGCACGCTGGTACGGCACCGCGCGCAGCTGCCTGGTCGCACGGTCACCGTCGCGGTGCTGGCCGCGGTGTCCAGGGCAATGTCCGAAATGTTGGGTGGGTCGTCCGACAGCCTAGGCGCTGAGGTGCCCATGTCCAAACCCGGTGTGCCACATGCGCATAACCATTTCGGTAACGTCGTTGTGGGGCTATACCCGCAGCTTGGCCACGATGCTCGGATGCAGCGGATCGCGACCGACCTGGCCAACGGCAGGCGCCGCTTCCAGCATCCGGCTATGCGCGCAGCCGATCGGGCTTTTGCCGCGATGCCGGCGGCGCTGTTGCGTTGGGGTATCTCGCTGTTCGACCCGTGTTCCCGGCCAGCTTTGGTGGCCGGGAACACGGTGGTGTCCAGCGTGCACCGCGGAGCAGCGGACCTGAGCTTCGGGGCTGCGCCGGTGGTGCTGACGGCCGGCTACCCGGCACTGTCGCCTGCGATGGGCCTGACCCATGGCGTACACGGTATCGGCGACATCGTCACGATCAGTGTGCACGCGGCAGCGTCGGCGGTGGCCGATATCGACGCCTATCTGCAGCTGCTGGACGCGGCGCTGTGA
- a CDS encoding alpha/beta fold hydrolase: MTEPRWIDVPGPAGDLKALTWGPPGAPIALCLHGFPDTAYGWRKIASRLAESGWRVVAPFMRGYAPSSIPTDGSYHVGALMDDALRVRLAAGGTEHDVVIGHDWGAMAATGLAAMPDSPFAKAVIMSVPPAAAFRSPGRLTDRGRLALALPHQLLRSWYLLYFQLPWLPEYSASWVLPLLWRRWSPAYRAEEDLRHVDAAIGTPEGWRAALGPYRAMIRNTRPPARYAELNRLWVEVPILPSLYLHGRDDGCATPAFAHWVEKVLPPGSKVAIVEHAGHFLQLEQPDKVGELILAFIGSPG; encoded by the coding sequence ATGACTGAGCCGCGCTGGATCGACGTGCCAGGTCCCGCTGGGGACCTCAAGGCCCTGACCTGGGGGCCGCCCGGTGCCCCGATCGCGTTGTGTCTGCACGGCTTCCCTGACACCGCCTACGGTTGGCGCAAGATCGCTTCCCGGCTGGCCGAGTCGGGTTGGCGGGTCGTCGCCCCCTTCATGCGTGGGTACGCGCCGTCGTCGATACCGACCGACGGCAGTTACCACGTTGGTGCGTTGATGGATGATGCCTTGCGCGTGCGCCTAGCGGCGGGCGGCACCGAACACGATGTGGTGATCGGTCACGATTGGGGTGCCATGGCTGCCACCGGCCTGGCCGCGATGCCCGACAGCCCGTTCGCCAAGGCGGTGATCATGTCGGTACCCCCGGCGGCGGCGTTTCGCTCGCCGGGCCGGCTAACCGACCGCGGCCGGCTGGCGCTGGCGCTACCGCATCAGCTGCTGCGCAGTTGGTACCTTCTCTACTTTCAATTGCCTTGGCTGCCTGAGTATTCCGCTTCCTGGGTGCTGCCGTTGCTGTGGCGGCGGTGGTCACCGGCCTACCGCGCAGAGGAGGATCTCCGCCACGTCGACGCCGCGATTGGGACACCGGAGGGCTGGCGGGCCGCGTTGGGACCGTACCGGGCCATGATCCGCAACACGCGACCACCGGCGCGGTATGCCGAATTGAACCGGCTGTGGGTCGAGGTGCCCATCCTGCCGAGCTTGTATCTGCATGGTCGCGACGATGGATGCGCCACACCGGCTTTCGCACATTGGGTGGAAAAGGTGCTGCCGCCGGGCAGCAAGGTGGCAATCGTGGAGCATGCTGGGCATTTCCTGCAACTCGAACAACCGGACAAGGTTGGCGAGTTGATCCTGGCGTTCATCGGTTCGCCCGGCTAA